In Pleurocapsa sp. PCC 7319, the following are encoded in one genomic region:
- a CDS encoding LptA/OstA family protein, translating to MSSVLLLRARSLGLMAASLVGAIAGLGFPPALLAQSPDQSGSITLQSDIQESNSETGVITARGNVKINYPARQIQATAAQAQYFSRERRLILTGNVYVIQQGNSMRAETMTYLVDEGRFIATPQSDRQVESTYIITNPQ from the coding sequence ATGTCCTCTGTTTTATTATTACGTGCTCGATCGCTGGGGTTAATGGCGGCTAGTCTAGTTGGAGCGATCGCTGGTTTAGGTTTTCCTCCGGCTTTACTGGCACAATCTCCTGATCAATCAGGATCAATTACTCTCCAATCCGACATTCAAGAATCTAATTCTGAGACGGGAGTCATCACCGCCAGGGGGAACGTCAAAATTAATTATCCCGCCCGACAAATTCAGGCTACTGCTGCACAAGCTCAATATTTTAGCCGTGAGCGTCGCCTAATTCTCACAGGTAATGTTTATGTGATTCAGCAGGGCAATAGTATGCGCGCTGAAACTATGACTTATCTCGTGGATGAGGGGCGTTTTATTGCTACTCCCCAAAGCGATCGCCAAGTAGAGTCTACTTATATTATTACCAATCCTCAATAG
- a CDS encoding sulfatase-like hydrolase/transferase yields the protein MNNESPNILLIIADDLSPSSLESVNTPNIDELADNGIVFENAWATPQCSPTRATIATGRYGFRTGVGNVITGNDPGLLENEVTIAEALDANPELGYSEAVIGKWHLGSDSSNANSQGYDYYAGNESGGLRDYYSWTKAIDSDLLSAPIEINVSEYVTKVNVDDATEWLNGDKRAHTPNLDDPWFLQLAVNAPHTPYHKPPEELLVDQEYIDLPNTPEDIEANPEPYYEAAIQALDTEIGRLLGDLENKGELEDTLVMFIGDNGSPTEVADDPDRAKSTLYEGGIEIPMIISGHGVIQGDGTEDSLVNTTDLFATVLELAGADYDVPSDSVSLVPYLTNQSHPNEREWAYSEFFDESNDNTFGGSRSNYGQTIRNQEYKLIRFDEDGREEFYTLDSSGERFDEQSESELLQGNVDNLTPIQRENYEFLVEQLDALNNSETADDTSTNVSSELAVGSSISATDINFDSTFNNHENEGIDFADNNQIDLRTSSDSDNANDGLLLGSDNIVEIKDTTFNNQLESGIDIIGNNSQALIENNFFSGKQFSGIDITQPEPSITSIDGNTVNARNTQIIKNVASDYKSVVGGGIFSNTDSISIVEDRRIANNIAQVNGGGIYNAGQTTVTRSSIIGNEAVIGNGGGVFNLEGSSFTNNNSSILDNTPDEIFI from the coding sequence ATGAACAATGAATCACCAAACATTCTGCTAATTATTGCCGATGACTTAAGTCCTTCTTCTCTAGAATCGGTAAATACTCCCAATATTGATGAGTTAGCTGACAATGGGATTGTGTTTGAAAATGCATGGGCTACTCCTCAATGTTCTCCAACGCGAGCCACTATCGCAACTGGGCGTTATGGGTTCCGCACAGGAGTGGGCAATGTTATTACTGGTAATGATCCCGGGCTTTTAGAAAACGAAGTTACTATTGCCGAAGCTTTGGATGCCAATCCCGAACTAGGTTACTCTGAGGCAGTTATCGGCAAATGGCATTTAGGTTCTGATAGTAGCAATGCTAATAGTCAAGGTTATGATTATTATGCTGGTAATGAATCAGGGGGTTTGCGAGATTACTATTCATGGACGAAAGCAATAGATAGCGATTTATTATCAGCTCCTATTGAGATAAATGTTAGTGAATATGTTACTAAAGTAAATGTAGATGATGCCACAGAATGGTTGAACGGCGATAAACGGGCACATACTCCTAATTTAGACGATCCTTGGTTTTTACAGCTAGCTGTTAATGCTCCTCACACACCCTATCATAAACCCCCTGAGGAATTGCTTGTCGACCAAGAATATATAGATTTGCCTAATACTCCCGAAGATATTGAGGCTAATCCAGAACCTTATTATGAAGCAGCAATTCAAGCTCTAGATACTGAAATTGGTCGCTTACTTGGAGATCTTGAAAATAAGGGAGAATTAGAGGACACTCTAGTCATGTTTATTGGCGATAATGGCTCTCCAACTGAAGTTGCTGACGATCCAGACCGAGCCAAATCGACTTTATACGAAGGGGGGATTGAGATCCCCATGATTATTTCTGGACATGGAGTTATTCAGGGTGATGGCACAGAAGATAGTTTAGTCAACACCACAGATTTATTTGCCACTGTTTTAGAACTGGCAGGAGCTGATTATGACGTACCTTCAGACTCTGTTAGCTTGGTACCATATTTAACAAACCAATCTCATCCCAACGAACGAGAGTGGGCTTATAGCGAATTCTTTGATGAGTCAAACGATAACACCTTTGGTGGTAGTCGTTCTAATTACGGTCAGACAATTCGCAATCAAGAATATAAGCTAATTCGTTTTGATGAAGATGGTCGAGAGGAATTTTACACTTTAGATTCATCCGGAGAAAGATTTGACGAACAAAGTGAAAGTGAGTTACTGCAAGGGAATGTTGACAATCTGACCCCGATCCAAAGAGAGAACTATGAATTTTTGGTTGAGCAACTCGATGCCTTGAATAACTCTGAAACTGCAGATGATACTTCGACCAACGTATCAAGTGAACTTGCAGTAGGTAGTTCTATTTCCGCTACAGATATTAATTTCGACAGCACCTTTAATAATCACGAAAATGAAGGTATCGATTTTGCGGATAATAATCAAATAGATTTAAGAACAAGTAGTGATAGCGACAATGCTAACGATGGTTTATTACTTGGAAGTGACAACATCGTAGAAATTAAAGACACAACTTTTAACAATCAACTTGAAAGCGGGATCGACATAATAGGCAATAATAGCCAAGCATTGATAGAAAATAACTTTTTCAGTGGTAAGCAATTTAGTGGAATTGACATTACTCAACCAGAACCTAGTATAACCAGTATTGACGGCAATACTGTTAACGCAAGAAATACTCAGATTATTAAAAATGTAGCATCAGATTATAAAAGCGTTGTTGGTGGTGGGATATTTAGTAATACTGACAGCATCTCAATAGTAGAAGATAGGCGCATTGCTAATAATATAGCCCAGGTGAATGGTGGTGGGATCTATAATGCTGGTCAAACTACAGTAACTAGAAGTTCAATCATTGGTAATGAGGCTGTGATTGGAAATGGAGGAGGTGTTTTTAATCTTGAGGGTTCTTCTTTTACTAACAACAATTCCTCTATTTTGGACAATACCCCTGATGAGATATTTATCTAA
- a CDS encoding 4-hydroxy-3-methylbut-2-enyl diphosphate reductase — MDTKAFKRTLQQSENYHRRGFGHDAEVSGAMNTEYQSDLIQTIRDRNYRLQRGDVTILLAESFGFCWGVERAVAMAYETRQHFPSEKIWITNEIIHNPSVNQRLREMNVGFIQVVDGDKDFSVVGQGDVVILPAFGASINEMQLLNDKGCKIVDTTCPWVSKVWNSVEKHKKRDYTSIIHGKYAHEETVATSSFADRYLVVLNLEQAEYVTNYILHGGDRQEFLTKFQNAYSEGFDPDRDLERVGIANQTTMLKSETEHIGKLLEQTMLKKYGPTELNNHFMSFNTICDATQERQDAMFDLVKEDLSLMIVIGGFNSSNTTHLQEIAVENNIPSYHIDSVERILSRDRLEHKPLNQEITIAENWLPKGAINVGVTSGASTPDKVVADVIEKIFDLKAVAIV, encoded by the coding sequence ATGGATACCAAAGCTTTTAAACGTACTTTGCAGCAGTCTGAAAACTATCATCGTCGAGGATTTGGGCATGATGCTGAAGTTTCAGGAGCAATGAACACGGAGTATCAAAGTGATTTAATTCAAACTATTCGCGATCGCAATTATCGTTTACAACGGGGAGATGTCACTATCCTATTAGCAGAGTCCTTTGGCTTTTGTTGGGGCGTGGAAAGAGCTGTAGCCATGGCTTATGAAACTCGTCAACATTTCCCCAGTGAAAAAATTTGGATTACCAATGAAATTATCCATAACCCCTCGGTAAATCAGCGTTTACGGGAAATGAATGTTGGTTTTATCCAGGTTGTCGATGGCGACAAAGACTTTTCAGTTGTTGGTCAGGGTGATGTGGTGATCTTGCCAGCTTTTGGTGCCAGTATCAATGAAATGCAACTACTCAATGATAAAGGCTGTAAAATCGTCGATACTACCTGTCCTTGGGTATCTAAAGTCTGGAACTCCGTTGAAAAGCATAAAAAACGTGACTACACTTCCATTATTCACGGAAAATATGCCCACGAAGAAACTGTTGCCACTAGTTCTTTTGCCGATCGCTATTTAGTGGTGCTCAATTTGGAACAGGCAGAATATGTCACCAACTATATTCTTCATGGCGGCGATCGCCAAGAATTTCTCACCAAGTTCCAAAACGCCTACTCTGAGGGATTCGATCCCGACCGAGATTTAGAGAGAGTAGGTATTGCTAATCAAACTACAATGCTCAAGAGTGAAACCGAGCACATCGGTAAGTTACTGGAGCAAACAATGCTCAAAAAGTATGGTCCAACTGAGCTAAACAACCATTTTATGAGCTTCAATACCATCTGCGATGCGACTCAAGAAAGACAGGATGCTATGTTCGACTTGGTTAAAGAAGATTTGTCTTTAATGATCGTCATTGGTGGTTTTAATTCTTCCAATACAACCCATTTACAAGAAATTGCGGTCGAGAATAATATTCCCTCCTATCATATTGACAGTGTTGAGCGAATTTTAAGTCGCGATCGCCTAGAACATAAACCCTTAAATCAGGAAATTACTATTGCCGAAAACTGGCTTCCAAAGGGAGCTATTAACGTCGGTGTGACCTCTGGGGCTTCTACTCCTGATAAAGTGGTGGCTGATGTAATTGAAAAAATATTTGACTTAAAGGCTGTGGCGATCGTCTAG
- a CDS encoding DUF309 domain-containing protein, producing MVAPPEFQQGIAEFNQQQFYACHDTLEAIWVEAPEADKRFYQGILQVAVGCYHLSNDNLRGAIILLGEAIRRLCDYQPSYEGINVELLLEQSSRLLQALQQLQPEQTKSFFAQLQQQQSEGQVELSVEDDNSASQLVVNCRLPYIAKV from the coding sequence ATGGTCGCACCGCCAGAATTTCAACAAGGAATTGCTGAATTCAATCAGCAGCAGTTTTACGCTTGTCACGATACTTTAGAAGCTATTTGGGTGGAAGCTCCAGAAGCAGATAAAAGATTTTATCAAGGAATTCTCCAGGTTGCTGTGGGCTGCTATCACTTAAGCAATGATAATCTGCGGGGGGCTATTATTCTCTTGGGGGAAGCTATCAGACGCTTATGTGATTATCAACCATCCTATGAAGGGATTAATGTAGAACTATTATTAGAGCAATCTAGTCGGTTGCTTCAGGCATTACAGCAACTTCAGCCAGAACAAACAAAAAGTTTTTTTGCTCAGCTACAACAACAGCAATCCGAAGGACAAGTTGAGTTATCAGTAGAAGATGATAATTCTGCTAGCCAGTTAGTAGTTAATTGTAGACTCCCATATATAGCTAAAGTGTGA
- the lptB gene encoding LPS export ABC transporter ATP-binding protein, protein MALVLENIHKFYSKRAVVHRVNLQVLPGEIVGLLGPNGAGKTTTFYIATGLIKPNQGRVKLNERDITTLALHKRARLGMGYLTQQASIFRNLSVQENILLVLEQTGIPRPARPIRLQQLLREFRLEQVADTLGSLVSGGERRRTELARALAAGLDGPKYLLLDEPFAGVDPIAVAEIQAIIAQLRDRQMGILITDHNFRETLAITDRAYVMRDGQILASGTAEELYNNPLVKQYYLGDNFQK, encoded by the coding sequence GTGGCTCTAGTTTTAGAAAACATTCACAAATTCTATAGTAAAAGGGCTGTAGTCCATCGTGTAAATCTTCAGGTTTTGCCAGGAGAAATTGTTGGCTTACTTGGTCCCAATGGTGCTGGTAAAACCACCACATTTTATATTGCTACCGGTTTGATTAAGCCTAATCAGGGACGAGTTAAGTTAAACGAGCGCGACATTACCACCTTAGCTCTTCATAAAAGGGCTCGTTTGGGAATGGGTTATTTAACCCAACAAGCTAGCATTTTTCGCAATCTCAGTGTTCAAGAGAATATTTTACTGGTATTAGAACAAACAGGAATTCCCCGTCCTGCTCGACCGATACGCCTACAACAGTTATTGCGGGAGTTTCGCCTCGAACAAGTCGCAGATACTTTAGGTTCTCTAGTTTCAGGGGGAGAGAGAAGACGCACTGAGTTGGCTAGAGCTTTAGCCGCAGGGTTAGATGGTCCTAAGTATCTATTGTTAGATGAACCATTTGCTGGTGTCGATCCAATTGCGGTGGCGGAAATCCAAGCAATTATTGCTCAATTGCGCGATCGCCAAATGGGTATTTTGATTACCGACCACAATTTTCGCGAAACTTTAGCGATTACTGATCGAGCTTATGTAATGCGAGATGGTCAAATTTTGGCTTCTGGTACAGCCGAAGAATTATATAACAATCCTTTAGTTAAGCAATATTATCTGGGAGACAATTTTCAGAAATAG
- a CDS encoding ferredoxin-thioredoxin reductase catalytic domain-containing protein, with protein sequence MTTTESVSQGKSPDKILESMKKFAEQYAKRTDTYFCSDLSVTAAVIKGLAKHKQELGCPLCPCRHYEDKQAEVKKAYWNCPCVPMREEKKCHCMLFLTPDNAFAGDTQQISTEQINQFCQGMQ encoded by the coding sequence ATGACCACGACAGAATCAGTATCTCAAGGTAAAAGTCCAGATAAAATTTTAGAGTCGATGAAAAAATTTGCTGAACAGTATGCCAAACGTACTGATACTTATTTTTGTAGTGACTTGTCAGTAACTGCAGCCGTTATCAAAGGATTAGCTAAACATAAACAAGAATTGGGTTGTCCTTTGTGTCCTTGCCGCCATTACGAAGATAAACAGGCGGAAGTAAAAAAAGCTTACTGGAATTGCCCTTGCGTACCTATGCGAGAAGAAAAAAAATGCCATTGCATGTTATTTCTGACCCCTGACAATGCCTTTGCAGGGGATACACAACAGATTTCCACAGAACAGATTAATCAATTCTGTCAGGGAATGCAGTAG